In one Pyxidicoccus xibeiensis genomic region, the following are encoded:
- the dnaK gene encoding molecular chaperone DnaK — translation MADDIAIGIDLGTSYSCVSVVQDGQPVVIPNEWGETTHASCVSFLEDGSVLVGNAAKKNIITNPEQTVYSAKRLIGRYYFSDEVKKAQAVMPYRIVEGDNNSVRIAVRERTYSLPEISALVLKEMKAVAETYLGREVTKAVITVPAYFNDNQRQATKDAGRVAGLEVLRILNEPTAAALAYGFGRDVNQRIVVYDLGGGTFDVSILEIGKDVFEVLATAGDTYLGGDDFDDRIMTWLADDFLAKTRLDVRQNKYCLQMLKEAAEKAKIDVGQTGTADILCQGICQDAQGNIMDLRGTLTQDQFNRMVMDLVQRTFKVCDEALQSARLTAADIDAVILVGGPTRLPIIRNSVKHYFQKDPLEGVNPDQVVAMGAALQSHALLDSKTETFLVDVTPLTLRIGTVGGYTEKIIDKNTPVPIDRSKTFTTSRDGQEKVKIRVYQGESNRADECEMLGEFEFSGFRIGYRGEVKIEVTFEINTDGLVNVSACDTETGQKTSTTITLSSGMSEADIQQSIQANRNTRLAGHNTNDLPAVAQ, via the coding sequence ATGGCGGACGACATCGCAATCGGCATCGACCTGGGCACGTCCTATTCGTGCGTCTCGGTGGTCCAGGACGGCCAGCCCGTGGTCATCCCCAACGAGTGGGGAGAGACGACGCATGCCTCCTGCGTGTCCTTCCTCGAGGATGGCTCGGTGCTGGTGGGCAACGCTGCCAAGAAGAACATCATCACCAACCCCGAGCAGACGGTGTACTCGGCGAAGCGGCTCATCGGCCGCTACTACTTCTCCGACGAGGTGAAGAAGGCGCAGGCGGTGATGCCGTACCGCATCGTCGAGGGCGACAACAACTCGGTGCGCATCGCCGTGAGGGAGCGGACGTACTCGCTGCCGGAGATCAGCGCGCTGGTGCTCAAGGAGATGAAGGCGGTGGCGGAGACGTACCTGGGGCGGGAGGTGACGAAGGCGGTCATCACCGTGCCGGCGTACTTCAACGACAACCAGCGCCAGGCCACCAAGGACGCGGGCCGCGTGGCCGGGCTGGAGGTCTTGCGCATCCTCAACGAGCCCACCGCGGCGGCGCTGGCGTACGGCTTCGGCCGGGACGTCAACCAGCGCATCGTCGTCTACGACCTGGGTGGCGGCACGTTCGACGTGTCCATCCTGGAGATTGGCAAGGACGTCTTCGAGGTGCTCGCCACGGCGGGTGACACGTACCTGGGCGGCGACGACTTCGACGACCGCATCATGACGTGGCTGGCGGACGACTTCCTGGCGAAGACGCGGCTGGACGTGCGGCAGAACAAGTACTGCCTCCAGATGCTCAAGGAGGCGGCGGAGAAGGCGAAGATCGACGTGGGGCAGACGGGCACGGCGGACATCCTGTGCCAGGGCATCTGCCAGGACGCGCAGGGCAACATCATGGACCTGCGCGGCACGCTGACCCAGGACCAGTTCAACCGGATGGTGATGGACCTGGTGCAGCGCACGTTCAAGGTGTGCGACGAGGCGCTGCAGAGCGCGCGGCTGACGGCGGCGGACATCGACGCGGTCATCCTGGTGGGCGGCCCGACGCGGCTGCCCATCATCCGCAACTCGGTGAAGCACTACTTCCAGAAGGACCCGCTGGAGGGCGTCAACCCGGACCAGGTGGTCGCCATGGGCGCCGCGCTCCAGTCGCACGCGCTGCTGGACAGCAAGACGGAGACGTTCCTGGTGGACGTCACGCCGCTGACGCTGCGCATCGGCACGGTGGGTGGGTACACCGAGAAGATCATCGACAAGAACACGCCGGTGCCCATCGACCGCTCGAAGACCTTCACCACCAGCCGCGACGGGCAGGAGAAGGTGAAGATCCGCGTGTACCAGGGCGAGTCGAACCGCGCCGACGAGTGCGAGATGCTGGGCGAGTTCGAGTTCTCCGGCTTCCGCATCGGCTACCGGGGCGAGGTGAAGATCGAGGTCACCTTCGAGATCAACACCGATGGTCTGGTGAATGTGTCCGCGTGTGACACGGAGACGGGTCAGAAGACGTCGACCACCATCACCCTGTCTTCCGGCATGAGCGAGGCCGACATCCAGCAGTCCATCCAGGCGAACCGGAACACGCGTCTCGCCGGCCACAACACCAACGACCTGCCCGCCGTGGCCCAGTAA